In Dermacentor andersoni chromosome 4, qqDerAnde1_hic_scaffold, whole genome shotgun sequence, the following proteins share a genomic window:
- the LOC126536812 gene encoding very long chain fatty acid elongase AAEL008004-like translates to MSPEMASHAPFFSDDASRVWLPKRDHRTIGWPLTDSPLPLLVITAAYVYFVKVAGPRWMSRRKPFELKACILVYNLSATLLSAFFVCRFVKLAYWDLGYTFLQDLDMTDSPANLEIVHLSWWFYMFKVFELADTVFFVLRKKNHQVSALHVVHHVTVAWNMWLNVAYGGQSHEMFIMCLNAFVHVFMYAYYFLAALGPAYKHLLWWKKYMTMMQILQFVLMFVQSVGMVFAEGNYVGLFVWTLVAHAILFFVWFVVFYIQSYSRKKQ, encoded by the coding sequence ATGTCGCCCGAAATGGCTTCGCATGCACCTTTCTTCTCTGACGATGCCAGTCGCGTATGGCTGCCGAAGCGCGACCATCGCACCATAGGTTGGCCGCTGACTGACAGTCCCCTGCCACTCCTCGTGATCACGGCCGCGTACGTGTACTTCGTCAAGGTGGCCGGTCCCCGCTGGATGTCCCGGCGCAAGCCGTTCGAGCTGAAGGCCTGCATCCTCGTCTACAACCTGTCGGCCACCCTCCTCAGCGCGTTCTTCGTGTGTCGTTTCGTGAAGCTCGCTTACTGGGACCTGGGCTACACCTTCCTGCAGGACCTGGATATGACCGACTCTCCAGCCAACCTGGAGATCGTGCACTTGTCCTGGTGGTTTTACATGTTCAAAGTCTTCGAGCTCGCCGACACCGTGTTCTTTGTGCTGCGTAAGAAGAACCACCAGGTCAGCGCGCTGCATGTCGTGCACCATGTGACCGTCGCCTGGAACATGTGGCTGAACGTGGCCTATGGAGGCCAGTCGCACGAGATGTTCATAATGTGCCTGAACGCGTTTGTGCACGTGTTCATGTACGCGTACTACTTCCTCGCGGCGCTCGGTCCAGCCTACAAGCACCTGCTGTGGTGGAAGAAGTACATGACCATGATGCAGATCTTGCAGTTTGTCCTCATGTTTGTGCAGTCCGTCGGCATGGTGTTTGCCGAGGGGAACTATGTTGGCCTCTTCGTGTGGACTTTGGTGGCGCACGCGATCCTGTTCTTCGTGTGGTTCGTCGTGTTCTACATTCAATCTTACTCCAGGAAGAAGCAGTAG